The following are encoded in a window of Ruminiclostridium herbifermentans genomic DNA:
- a CDS encoding dockerin type I domain-containing protein: MKKTTRLISLAIVLTLLLTMLVPTNLYAASTVTLDWNKEYQVIDGFGVSEAFHQSNNIALLGETKQKEIYDLLFSTEKGAGFSIFRSILGDGGTWGGAQDGPNKTMQPSANTWDWNEKNDDQIPMYRTIQEEYGVDKLLYTVWSPPAWMKTNGSVVGGSLRSDMYQAYATYLAENIKNYKSKFGIEITHIGIQNEPDLETSYSSCKWTAAQFKTFMKDYLVPTFDKEGITAKVVMSENSQFNESYAVDCLNDPVAVTRTDIVGVHNYGNYYNTLPTTKAKGKGIWMTEVSDLNGNDLTINDGLKWAKQVYDFMTVTQGNAWMYWWGACYKTWNGEGLIQMDMNSKNYKVGKRLFTIGQYSRFVRPGWVRFDATKNPVSGVYVTAYKDPVTGKFAVVALNDGSSSQSISYNLQGFEADSVIPYTTSASQDLAAGSKISISGNSFTATIPAKSVVTFVGETNAGVYGDVNGDNIVDAIDFAIIKQYLMGQISTFPGKNGMKLADVNNDGSVDAIDFATVKMFLLGNISKLPV, from the coding sequence ATGAAAAAAACAACTCGTTTAATCAGTCTTGCTATTGTTTTGACGCTGCTATTAACAATGCTAGTACCTACAAATTTGTATGCAGCTTCCACAGTTACTCTTGATTGGAACAAAGAGTATCAAGTTATTGATGGCTTTGGTGTATCAGAAGCTTTTCATCAATCAAATAACATTGCTCTTTTAGGAGAGACTAAACAAAAGGAAATATACGACTTACTATTTTCAACAGAAAAAGGAGCAGGTTTTTCAATATTCCGTTCAATTTTAGGTGATGGCGGTACATGGGGAGGTGCACAGGACGGACCAAACAAGACTATGCAGCCTTCTGCTAATACTTGGGACTGGAATGAAAAAAACGATGACCAAATACCTATGTATAGAACCATTCAGGAAGAATATGGTGTTGATAAATTGCTTTATACAGTATGGAGCCCACCAGCATGGATGAAAACAAATGGTTCAGTTGTAGGAGGATCTCTTAGATCAGATATGTATCAGGCTTATGCTACATATTTAGCAGAAAATATAAAAAACTACAAATCAAAATTTGGTATTGAGATTACTCATATAGGAATTCAAAATGAACCTGACCTTGAAACTTCGTACTCTTCATGTAAATGGACAGCTGCTCAGTTCAAAACATTTATGAAAGACTATTTGGTTCCTACCTTTGATAAGGAAGGTATAACAGCAAAGGTTGTTATGAGCGAAAACTCACAATTTAATGAATCATATGCTGTAGACTGCTTAAATGATCCTGTTGCTGTTACAAGGACAGATATTGTGGGCGTACATAATTATGGTAATTATTATAATACACTTCCAACTACTAAGGCAAAGGGAAAAGGAATTTGGATGACAGAAGTGTCTGATTTGAATGGTAATGATCTTACAATTAATGATGGCTTGAAATGGGCAAAACAGGTCTATGATTTTATGACTGTAACTCAAGGAAATGCTTGGATGTATTGGTGGGGTGCGTGCTACAAAACATGGAACGGCGAAGGCCTAATACAAATGGACATGAACTCAAAAAATTACAAGGTTGGTAAAAGATTATTTACCATTGGACAGTATTCAAGATTTGTAAGACCAGGATGGGTTAGATTTGACGCTACCAAAAATCCAGTGTCAGGTGTTTATGTAACTGCGTACAAGGATCCAGTGACAGGAAAATTTGCAGTAGTTGCTTTGAATGATGGTTCATCTAGTCAATCTATATCCTATAATCTACAAGGCTTTGAAGCTGATTCTGTTATACCATATACAACTTCTGCATCACAAGATTTAGCTGCAGGTTCAAAGATATCAATAAGCGGAAATAGCTTTACAGCTACAATACCAGCAAAATCAGTTGTTACATTTGTTGGAGAGACTAATGCAGGGGTTTACGGAGATGTTAATGGTGATAACATTGTGGATGCTATCGACTTTGCTATTATCAAGCAATATCTTATGGGTCAAATAAGCACATTCCCAGGAAAGAATGGAATGAAGCTAGCTGATGTTAATAATGACGGAAGTGTAGATGCTATTGACTTTGCAACAGTTAAGATGTTCTTGCTTGGCAATATTAGCAAGCTGCCTGTTTAG
- a CDS encoding glycoside hydrolase family 9 protein: MGKMKCDISHKKFFRSTALVLVTSLLLTLFAYVPETQSASSPRTGGSYYNYGEAMQKAILFYKANRLGDLPDDYILPYRADAAMDDGKDVGLDLTGGWADAGDGIKFTHPMSYAAGQLGWAVYEYRDAFERSGQIDDILDEIKWATDFFIKANPSPEVLYYMCGYEASDHSVWVPHEMLDYMTDRKSFVLNAQTPGSDVAGSTAAALAIASLIFEKTDPEYAEKCLKHAKQCFAFGDKYRGKNPLDTLYPSGGYIDDLAWGAIWLYIKTNDSTYLDKAKELLPPTKLGGGHTHCWDDVSYGAGLKLAQLTKDPEYIKVVEKNLDSWMPDGSITYTPGGLAWLSQWGSLRYATTAAFLAFVWSDDDTVCTPSKKQKYHDFAERQVNYALGDNPRGGSYVVGFGENAPVHPHHRTAHGSWTSQLETPSFHRHILYGALVGGPGSDDSWKDDIKDYMLNEVATDYNAGFVGSLAKMYDMYGGDPLENWPQPEDFRDPQDDIVEYFCRGWIIYEGYGTTNIMFQINNRSAWPPTMKDKLSVRYYMDLSELFEAGKGLDDVELKLLDHQGAKLIGLKQYKDNIYYFTVDFTGTRIMPTEWEMCEKDATVQIKYKDMNIGSNDNDWSYQNLSGPPDYKATSFAGLTPYIPVYDDGKLLWGEEPEGGTPTPEIKYGDLNEDNSIDAIDFALLKKILLGDKPDNVNLSAADLNVDGEVNAIDFAILKSYLIGNIDSLPKKS; this comes from the coding sequence ATGGGGAAAATGAAATGTGATATTTCACACAAGAAGTTTTTCCGGTCAACAGCTTTAGTACTTGTGACTTCTTTGTTGTTGACATTATTTGCTTATGTTCCAGAAACACAATCTGCTAGCTCACCACGTACTGGAGGCTCTTACTACAATTATGGTGAAGCAATGCAAAAAGCTATTCTTTTCTACAAGGCCAATCGACTTGGAGACTTACCTGATGACTATATCTTGCCTTATCGAGCTGATGCTGCTATGGATGATGGCAAAGATGTTGGTCTGGATTTAACAGGAGGTTGGGCTGACGCAGGAGATGGTATTAAATTTACTCACCCTATGTCATATGCCGCAGGTCAATTAGGATGGGCAGTGTATGAATATCGTGATGCTTTTGAAAGGTCAGGACAAATAGACGACATTTTAGATGAAATAAAATGGGCTACTGACTTCTTTATCAAAGCAAATCCAAGTCCTGAAGTTTTATATTACATGTGTGGATATGAAGCGTCTGACCACTCTGTTTGGGTACCACATGAAATGCTGGATTATATGACAGACAGAAAATCCTTTGTACTTAATGCTCAAACTCCAGGGTCTGATGTTGCAGGTTCCACAGCAGCAGCTTTAGCTATTGCATCTCTTATCTTTGAAAAAACTGATCCAGAATATGCAGAAAAATGTTTAAAACATGCTAAGCAATGTTTTGCTTTTGGTGATAAATATAGAGGAAAAAATCCTCTTGATACTTTGTATCCATCAGGCGGTTATATTGATGATTTAGCTTGGGGTGCTATTTGGCTGTACATAAAGACTAATGATTCTACTTATCTTGATAAAGCTAAAGAACTATTGCCACCAACAAAATTAGGAGGCGGACATACTCACTGCTGGGATGATGTTAGCTACGGTGCAGGACTTAAGCTTGCACAGTTAACAAAAGATCCTGAATACATAAAGGTTGTTGAAAAGAACTTAGATTCTTGGATGCCAGATGGAAGTATTACATATACTCCAGGAGGTTTGGCTTGGCTTTCACAGTGGGGTTCTTTACGTTATGCTACAACAGCAGCCTTTTTAGCATTTGTATGGTCTGATGATGATACTGTATGTACACCATCTAAAAAACAGAAATACCATGATTTTGCTGAAAGACAAGTAAACTACGCATTAGGAGATAATCCACGCGGCGGTAGCTATGTAGTTGGATTTGGTGAAAATGCACCAGTTCATCCACATCATAGGACTGCTCATGGTTCTTGGACAAGCCAGCTTGAAACACCTAGCTTCCATAGACATATTCTATATGGTGCATTAGTTGGAGGACCTGGCTCAGATGACAGCTGGAAAGATGATATCAAGGATTACATGCTCAATGAAGTTGCAACTGATTATAATGCAGGTTTTGTTGGTTCATTAGCTAAAATGTATGATATGTATGGGGGAGACCCTCTTGAAAATTGGCCACAGCCTGAAGATTTTAGAGATCCTCAGGATGATATAGTAGAGTATTTCTGCCGTGGATGGATAATTTATGAAGGTTATGGTACAACAAATATCATGTTCCAGATTAACAACCGTTCTGCATGGCCACCTACTATGAAAGATAAACTTTCAGTTCGTTATTATATGGATCTTTCAGAATTGTTTGAGGCTGGTAAAGGCTTAGATGATGTTGAATTAAAGCTATTAGATCATCAGGGCGCAAAACTGATTGGTTTAAAGCAATACAAAGATAATATCTACTACTTTACTGTAGATTTTACTGGAACAAGGATTATGCCTACTGAGTGGGAAATGTGCGAAAAAGATGCCACTGTACAAATAAAGTATAAAGATATGAATATAGGTTCAAATGACAATGACTGGTCTTATCAGAATTTAAGTGGTCCACCAGATTACAAAGCTACTTCTTTTGCAGGCTTAACACCATATATACCTGTATATGACGATGGAAAACTCTTATGGGGAGAAGAGCCAGAAGGTGGTACACCTACACCTGAAATTAAGTACGGTGACCTAAATGAAGATAACAGCATTGATGCTATTGACTTTGCATTGCTGAAAAAAATACTATTAGGGGATAAGCCTGATAATGTGAACTTATCAGCAGCAGATTTAAATGTTGATGGTGAAGTTAATGCCATAGACTTTGCAATTTTAAAAAGCTACTTAATTGGAAATATTGATTCATTACCTAAAAAATCTTAA
- a CDS encoding serine hydrolase domain-containing protein, whose product MENKKLLRAKPYEMGVDPKAILNFINVLEEKQLSIHSFMLMRHNKVVAEGWWKPFKPEYNHELYSLSKSFTSIAIGFAVQEGLLTVEDYVVSYFKDKLPCQPCENMKKMKIKHLLNMCTGHSVEPDIMKEGQDWVYLFLTSYVDCEPGSIFVYNTPATYMLSAILQKITGITLYDYLQPRLFEPLGISNVWWELCPKGISTGGFGLNAKTEDVAKFGTFLLNNGVWEGKQLLNSEWIKKASSKVIESLSNPETADQWPKDWIQGYGYQFWRCQPEGVYRADGAFGQFCIVMPNQDAILAMQSGEEDTQTILSCVWDILLPAMKDDISKDTVPEDKESQMALEEKLSSLIYKAPAGEATSPIADKVSRREYEVSENPIKLTKIIFDFADTNKVTMTLGNESYTAEIGYQKWIDNQAGLNKEDKKVFLQYNDISCAGAWIKEDTFRFETLFTRIPTKEIFEIRFHEKGISMSFESKNNFSAIKCNMMGW is encoded by the coding sequence ATGGAAAACAAGAAGTTACTACGGGCAAAACCTTACGAAATGGGAGTAGATCCAAAGGCTATTTTAAATTTTATTAACGTGTTGGAAGAGAAGCAGCTCTCTATTCATTCATTTATGTTGATGCGTCATAACAAGGTTGTGGCTGAAGGCTGGTGGAAACCGTTCAAGCCCGAATATAATCATGAACTTTATTCCTTAAGCAAAAGCTTTACCTCAATAGCAATTGGATTTGCTGTTCAGGAAGGGTTACTCACTGTTGAAGACTATGTAGTATCTTATTTTAAAGACAAATTGCCATGCCAACCATGTGAAAACATGAAGAAAATGAAGATTAAGCATTTGCTGAATATGTGTACTGGTCATTCAGTAGAGCCAGATATTATGAAAGAAGGCCAGGATTGGGTATATTTGTTTTTGACTTCATATGTTGATTGTGAACCTGGAAGCATATTCGTTTATAATACTCCAGCAACCTATATGCTGTCAGCAATCCTTCAAAAAATTACAGGGATAACTTTATATGATTATTTACAGCCTAGACTATTTGAGCCTCTGGGTATTTCTAATGTCTGGTGGGAATTATGCCCAAAAGGTATAAGTACAGGGGGATTTGGTCTGAATGCAAAAACAGAGGATGTTGCTAAATTTGGTACGTTCTTATTAAATAATGGAGTATGGGAAGGAAAACAACTTTTAAATTCTGAATGGATTAAAAAAGCGTCATCAAAGGTTATTGAGTCTCTGTCAAATCCAGAAACTGCTGACCAATGGCCTAAAGACTGGATTCAAGGGTATGGATATCAATTCTGGCGTTGTCAGCCAGAGGGTGTTTATCGTGCAGACGGTGCTTTCGGACAATTTTGTATTGTAATGCCAAATCAAGATGCAATATTAGCTATGCAGTCAGGTGAAGAGGATACTCAAACTATTTTAAGCTGTGTATGGGATATATTATTACCTGCAATGAAGGATGATATTTCAAAGGATACAGTTCCAGAAGACAAAGAAAGTCAGATGGCCTTAGAAGAGAAATTGTCCAGCTTAATATACAAAGCACCGGCGGGAGAAGCAACGTCACCAATAGCTGATAAAGTTTCAAGAAGAGAATATGAAGTATCTGAAAACCCGATTAAGCTTACAAAGATAATTTTTGATTTTGCTGATACAAATAAAGTTACAATGACATTAGGAAATGAGAGTTATACGGCAGAAATTGGTTATCAAAAATGGATTGACAATCAAGCAGGTCTTAATAAAGAAGATAAAAAAGTATTTCTGCAATATAATGATATATCTTGCGCAGGTGCATGGATAAAGGAAGATACTTTCAGGTTTGAAACTCTGTTTACTAGAATTCCAACAAAAGAGATTTTTGAAATAAGATTCCATGAAAAAGGAATTTCAATGTCCTTTGAAAGTAAAAACAACTTTTCTGCTATAAAATGCAATATGATGGGGTGGTAA
- a CDS encoding DUF2809 domain-containing protein has protein sequence MKINKKYLFAFICLLIIEIIIALFVHDKIIRPYFGDFLVVILLYTMIRAFIGKPIKHLPLYIFLFAFVVEMAQYFRIIDILNLRDNKFAATIMGTSFDIKDILCYLAGTIALIIWERWELTLKC, from the coding sequence GTGAAAATAAATAAGAAATATTTGTTTGCTTTTATTTGCTTATTGATAATTGAAATTATAATTGCTTTATTTGTGCATGACAAAATTATTAGACCATATTTTGGTGATTTTTTGGTGGTAATTTTATTGTACACAATGATAAGGGCCTTTATTGGAAAACCAATAAAGCACTTGCCCTTATACATATTCCTTTTTGCTTTTGTTGTTGAAATGGCACAATATTTTCGAATTATAGATATACTAAACCTCCGTGATAATAAATTTGCTGCCACAATTATGGGTACTTCCTTTGATATAAAAGATATTCTCTGCTATTTGGCGGGGACTATAGCTTTGATTATTTGGGAGAGGTGGGAGTTAACATTGAAATGTTAG
- a CDS encoding acyl-CoA thioesterase: protein MDKLVYKKVSDSKTEQIQILMPEHINGFNRLFGGKLMEWIDVVAAVVARRHSGCNVTTASVDNLQFKAAAYINSTIFLSGQVTYVGTTSMEVRVTTYVEKLNGVRQMINRAYLVLVALDENDNPVRVPGLILETDEERLEWEAGEKRRELRKQRRLEAY from the coding sequence ATGGATAAATTAGTATATAAAAAAGTATCGGATTCTAAGACCGAGCAGATACAAATACTTATGCCCGAACACATAAATGGCTTTAACCGCCTCTTTGGAGGAAAGCTAATGGAATGGATTGATGTTGTTGCTGCAGTAGTAGCCAGAAGACATTCAGGCTGTAATGTAACTACTGCTTCAGTAGATAATCTGCAATTTAAAGCAGCAGCATATATAAACAGCACTATCTTTTTAAGCGGCCAAGTAACATATGTTGGTACTACCTCTATGGAAGTCCGTGTAACTACTTATGTCGAAAAGCTAAACGGCGTAAGACAGATGATTAATAGAGCATATTTGGTTTTAGTAGCATTAGACGAAAATGATAATCCAGTTCGTGTTCCCGGTCTTATACTTGAAACAGATGAAGAAAGACTTGAATGGGAAGCTGGTGAAAAGCGCAGAGAACTTAGAAAACAAAGAAGACTTGAAGCATACTAA
- the crcB gene encoding fluoride efflux transporter CrcB, with translation MLNSFVVGCGGFIGAASRYLLSLLINRYNTSTFPVSTLIINILGSFLIGLLVEILAVQNPNNKKLLLFLTTGILGGFTTFSTFSLETINLYQNGNTFLAILNVVLSILFCLAGVVLGKVLARVIIS, from the coding sequence ATGCTAAATTCGTTTGTGGTGGGCTGCGGAGGATTTATAGGCGCTGCCTCAAGATATTTGCTCTCATTATTAATTAATAGATATAATACTAGTACTTTTCCTGTTTCTACACTTATAATTAATATACTTGGTTCTTTTTTGATAGGTTTGTTGGTCGAAATATTAGCCGTTCAAAATCCAAATAATAAGAAATTACTGTTGTTTTTAACTACAGGAATATTAGGTGGGTTTACTACTTTCTCAACCTTTAGTCTAGAGACAATAAACCTATATCAAAATGGAAATACATTTCTTGCAATTCTTAATGTTGTTTTAAGCATTTTATTTTGCTTAGCAGGTGTAGTATTAGGTAAGGTTCTTGCAAGGGTGATAATTTCTTAA
- a CDS encoding cohesin domain-containing protein: MKRIVLTVAVMVVVIFSLILIPPIAMDIQMPAKVLNESSQTISNEQLGTNSSGKVSTQESAAKVKSNSPALSITVGDASGKKGSTVSIPVNFKDVSKVGDVGTCNFYLKYDTNVLKAESITAGKIISNPKVNFSSSIDEKNGKISVLFLDDTVGNQLINKDGTFATITFKIVGSSGNTKIQFTDGGAVGNGKMLKIDNVTRTDGTIKVK; the protein is encoded by the coding sequence ATGAAAAGAATTGTATTGACCGTAGCAGTGATGGTTGTAGTAATTTTCAGCTTGATACTGATTCCACCAATTGCAATGGATATACAAATGCCAGCGAAGGTTCTTAATGAATCATCACAAACTATTTCCAATGAACAATTGGGCACAAATTCAAGTGGAAAAGTTAGTACACAAGAAAGCGCAGCAAAGGTTAAATCTAATTCACCTGCACTGTCTATAACTGTTGGTGATGCTTCTGGTAAAAAAGGAAGTACTGTTTCTATTCCAGTAAACTTTAAAGATGTTTCAAAAGTTGGTGATGTAGGAACTTGTAATTTTTACTTAAAGTATGATACCAATGTACTTAAAGCAGAATCAATTACAGCTGGAAAAATAATTTCTAATCCAAAAGTAAACTTTTCTAGTTCCATCGATGAAAAGAATGGTAAAATAAGCGTATTATTTCTTGATGACACAGTTGGAAATCAGCTAATTAACAAAGATGGTACGTTTGCAACAATAACTTTTAAAATAGTTGGTTCAAGCGGAAACACCAAAATTCAATTTACAGATGGTGGAGCTGTTGGAAATGGTAAAATGCTGAAGATAGACAATGTAACCCGTACTGATGGCACTATTAAAGTTAAGTAG
- a CDS encoding radical SAM protein: MYYRLNAHCQLVKGACRGAIYDFKSGKVFSINPDALQLLEKCQGEPIDEVIDIKLPENKNVLEFIDQLTYRGLGAIYINKPEDKSMKNTEAEEQRLSFLWLELTSKCNNKCLHCYSSSDACRNDDKVPHERWMSLISEARKEGATSIQLIGGEPLLYPKWRELVIKANEEGYEFIEIYTNATLIDQSCIDFFKQQNVNIATTIYADNAEVHDQVTLHSGSFNKTMSAVRKILDAGIPIRIASIIMKTNENEADNILKLLEDLGLPATKLDVVRPTGRGDDEKLLPTKYKNPKIRPPFYTSAEEFWKAHKYHSCLAGKIAVSSTGDVFPCIFARNEICGNILDSSLSEILNGSDLQKCWNTTKDDVKKCKDCEYRYACYDCRPIAQSNDCNKDWYASTVECAYNPYTGVWQDDDSTE, from the coding sequence TAAAGGGAGCTTGTAGAGGTGCAATTTATGATTTTAAATCGGGTAAGGTTTTTTCAATTAATCCTGATGCGCTGCAGCTATTAGAGAAATGTCAAGGAGAACCTATCGATGAGGTAATTGATATAAAGCTGCCAGAAAATAAAAATGTGTTGGAATTTATAGATCAATTAACATATAGAGGACTAGGAGCAATCTACATCAATAAACCTGAAGATAAATCAATGAAGAATACAGAAGCTGAAGAACAGAGGCTGTCTTTTTTATGGCTTGAACTTACTTCAAAGTGCAATAATAAATGCCTACATTGTTATAGTTCTAGTGATGCCTGCAGAAATGATGATAAGGTACCCCATGAGAGATGGATGTCTTTAATTAGTGAAGCTCGCAAAGAAGGGGCTACCTCAATACAGCTTATTGGTGGAGAGCCGCTGCTTTATCCGAAGTGGAGGGAACTTGTAATTAAGGCAAATGAAGAAGGATATGAGTTTATTGAAATATATACAAATGCAACTCTAATTGATCAATCTTGTATAGATTTTTTTAAGCAGCAAAATGTGAATATTGCAACAACCATTTACGCTGATAATGCTGAGGTACATGACCAAGTAACACTACATTCAGGCAGCTTTAATAAAACAATGAGTGCCGTCAGAAAAATTTTAGATGCAGGTATTCCTATTCGTATTGCTTCAATTATTATGAAAACAAACGAAAATGAGGCTGATAATATATTGAAATTATTAGAAGATTTAGGCCTGCCCGCTACTAAGCTAGATGTTGTTCGTCCTACTGGAAGAGGGGATGATGAGAAGCTTTTGCCTACTAAATACAAAAATCCTAAAATAAGACCTCCTTTCTATACAAGTGCTGAGGAATTTTGGAAAGCACATAAATACCATAGCTGTCTAGCTGGGAAAATTGCAGTGAGCTCAACAGGAGATGTTTTTCCTTGTATATTTGCTCGTAATGAAATTTGCGGGAATATACTTGATTCTTCATTAAGTGAGATACTTAACGGGTCTGATCTTCAGAAGTGTTGGAATACTACAAAGGATGACGTGAAAAAATGTAAGGATTGTGAATACCGATATGCATGCTATGATTGCAGACCTATTGCTCAGTCAAATGATTGCAACAAGGACTGGTATGCTAGCACAGTAGAATGTGCATATAATCCTTACACAGGGGTTTGGCAAGATGATGATTCAACTGAATGA